One Ardenticatenales bacterium DNA segment encodes these proteins:
- a CDS encoding PIG-L family deacetylase → MFIYAHPDDIEFGVAGTAARWARHGAEIVYVLLTDGNVGSHENEMTREALAQVRRQEQEAAGRVAGISQCVFLGYHDGLLEPTLALRKELVRLIRQHRPNVVVCGDPTSFFPTNSRVNHPDHRAAATAAIDAVFPASEMNLLYPDLYEVGLMGHKVNYVYVSNPASEANYYEDISETLGKKIEALRQHVSQLGDWDPEPRLTDWSRQVGQRVGFAHAEAFRRITLKEPTAEDWAG, encoded by the coding sequence ATGTTTATTTATGCCCACCCGGATGATATTGAGTTCGGTGTGGCGGGGACGGCGGCCCGATGGGCGCGGCATGGCGCAGAGATTGTTTATGTGCTGCTCACGGATGGTAACGTGGGCAGCCATGAGAATGAGATGACGCGGGAGGCGCTGGCACAAGTGCGTCGTCAGGAACAGGAGGCGGCCGGGCGGGTTGCCGGCATTTCCCAATGCGTCTTCCTCGGCTATCATGATGGCCTGCTGGAGCCGACACTGGCGCTGCGCAAGGAACTGGTACGCCTGATTCGCCAGCATCGCCCCAACGTCGTCGTCTGCGGCGACCCCACCAGCTTCTTCCCCACCAACTCGCGCGTCAATCACCCCGACCACCGCGCCGCGGCCACAGCCGCCATTGACGCCGTTTTCCCCGCCAGCGAGATGAACCTGCTCTATCCCGACCTATACGAAGTTGGCCTGATGGGGCACAAGGTCAACTACGTCTACGTATCCAACCCGGCATCAGAGGCCAATTATTACGAAGACATCAGCGAAACATTGGGGAAGAAAATTGAGGCGCTGCGGCAGCACGTGAGCCAGTTGGGGGATTGGGACCCGGAGCCACGGTTGACGGATTGGAGTCGGCAGGTGGGGCAGCGCGTAGGCTTCGCGCACGCGGAGGCATTCCGGCGGATTACGTTAAAGGAACCAACGGCGGAAGATTGGGCCGGTTGA
- a CDS encoding cation-translocating P-type ATPase produces MSNWYNLEAEAVVEQLRTNATTGLTQAEAQRRLVEVGPNELIDRGVKSPWHILLDQVRDLMVVILIISAIVSAFLGEYTDALVILLIVILNTLLGFSQEYRAEQAIAALKKLAVPNVRVLREGRAQEISARDLVPGDIVVLEAGNLVPADGRVLQSANLRAEEAALTGESHPVDKKTGVIRREHISLGDRANMVFMGTVITFGRAQAVVTETGMATELGNVAELIQTVEREPTPLQRRLDRLGKTLAWISVGIIAVVVLLGLLRGEDLRVLFLTGISMAVAAVPEGLPAVVTITLALGSQRMLRRQSLVRKLPAVETLGSVTVICSDKTGTLTENRMTVTVLDVANEELQVDTLLEDGRPILHAELDPRLPPPRRTLGLMVKAMTLCNDAVLAADPENSVQRIIGDPTEGALVIAAAQLGVQKGELEAKWQRVAEAPFTSERKRMTTVHRTVPLTEGGAAPWGDVPYVAFSKGAVDSLLEICDAIWVGDRVVSLSEEHMRARIVEANARKAQQGQRVLGVSYRPVEELPDGAEGVLALETGQIFLGVIGMLDPPRPEVKEAVRKAKNAGIRPVMITGDHPLTAHHIAHELGITDNAHFLTGPDLTHMSLSELEERVGDVNVYARVSPEHKLGIVQALQDKGHIVAMTGDGVNDAPALKKADIGVAMGITGTDVSKEAADMILLDDNFATIVAAIEEGRVIFDNIRKFIKYTLSSNTGELLVMLLAPFLGMPLPLLPLQILWINLVTDGLPGLALAVEPAERGIMRRSPFHPQESIFSRGMGRQIIWVGVLMGLVSLAVGYFYWWPDKPAEGVWQTMVFTTLTLSQMGNALAIRSNIDSIFTIGLRSNKAAIASVVLTFALQMMVIYVGFFQRIFRTVPLSLRDLLLALVLSTVVFWAVEIEKWWMRRQRA; encoded by the coding sequence ATGAGCAACTGGTACAACCTGGAGGCGGAGGCCGTTGTTGAGCAACTCCGCACAAACGCCACAACAGGTCTCACCCAGGCGGAAGCCCAACGGCGTCTGGTGGAAGTTGGTCCCAATGAACTCATTGACCGCGGCGTGAAAAGCCCCTGGCACATCCTGCTTGATCAGGTGCGTGACCTCATGGTTGTCATTCTGATTATCTCCGCCATCGTTTCCGCCTTCCTGGGCGAGTACACCGATGCCCTGGTAATCCTTCTCATTGTTATCTTGAACACGCTGCTGGGTTTTTCGCAGGAATACCGTGCCGAACAGGCTATTGCGGCCCTGAAAAAACTGGCCGTGCCCAACGTGCGCGTCCTGCGCGAAGGCAGGGCGCAGGAAATCTCCGCGCGCGATTTGGTTCCCGGCGACATCGTGGTGCTGGAAGCGGGCAATCTGGTTCCGGCGGATGGCCGCGTTCTGCAAAGCGCCAATTTGCGCGCGGAGGAGGCGGCGCTCACGGGGGAATCACATCCCGTGGACAAGAAAACGGGCGTGATCCGGCGGGAGCATATTTCCCTCGGTGACCGCGCTAACATGGTCTTCATGGGAACGGTGATCACCTTTGGGCGCGCGCAGGCGGTGGTTACAGAGACGGGCATGGCGACGGAATTGGGGAATGTGGCGGAGTTGATTCAGACAGTGGAGCGGGAACCTACGCCGCTCCAGCGCCGCCTGGACCGATTGGGCAAGACGTTGGCCTGGATATCGGTAGGCATTATTGCCGTCGTGGTGCTGTTGGGGTTACTGCGGGGAGAGGATTTGCGCGTTCTATTTCTCACGGGCATCAGCATGGCTGTGGCCGCGGTGCCGGAGGGGCTGCCCGCGGTGGTGACGATTACGCTGGCGTTGGGGTCGCAGCGGATGTTACGGCGACAGTCGTTGGTGCGAAAATTGCCGGCAGTGGAGACCCTCGGCTCTGTGACAGTGATTTGCTCGGACAAAACAGGCACGCTCACGGAGAACCGCATGACGGTGACTGTGCTGGACGTAGCGAATGAGGAATTGCAGGTAGATACCTTGCTGGAGGACGGTCGCCCCATTTTGCACGCGGAATTGGACCCGCGGCTACCGCCGCCGCGGCGCACGTTGGGTCTGATGGTGAAGGCGATGACGTTGTGCAATGATGCGGTGTTGGCCGCGGATCCGGAAAATAGTGTGCAACGGATCATTGGCGATCCCACGGAAGGCGCGCTGGTGATTGCCGCGGCGCAGCTTGGCGTGCAGAAGGGGGAATTGGAGGCCAAATGGCAGCGGGTGGCGGAAGCGCCATTTACGTCGGAGCGCAAGCGGATGACAACGGTACATCGCACGGTTCCGCTGACGGAAGGGGGGGCGGCGCCCTGGGGGGACGTGCCTTACGTGGCTTTCAGCAAAGGGGCGGTGGATAGCTTGCTGGAGATTTGTGATGCGATTTGGGTGGGGGACCGGGTGGTTTCGCTGAGCGAGGAGCACATGCGGGCGCGTATTGTGGAGGCGAATGCGCGCAAGGCGCAGCAGGGGCAACGGGTGCTGGGCGTCTCCTATCGTCCGGTGGAGGAGTTGCCGGATGGGGCTGAGGGGGTGCTGGCGTTGGAGACGGGGCAGATTTTTCTGGGGGTGATTGGGATGCTGGATCCGCCGCGTCCGGAGGTGAAGGAGGCGGTGCGGAAGGCGAAGAATGCCGGCATTCGTCCTGTCATGATCACCGGCGACCACCCCCTTACCGCCCATCACATCGCCCATGAACTGGGTATTACCGACAATGCCCACTTCCTCACCGGACCGGATCTGACCCACATGTCCCTGTCCGAACTGGAAGAGCGCGTTGGAGACGTGAACGTCTATGCCCGTGTTTCCCCGGAGCACAAACTCGGCATCGTGCAGGCATTGCAAGACAAGGGGCACATCGTAGCCATGACGGGGGATGGCGTCAACGACGCACCGGCCTTGAAGAAGGCGGACATTGGCGTGGCCATGGGCATTACGGGCACGGATGTTTCCAAGGAAGCCGCCGATATGATCCTGCTGGATGATAATTTCGCCACTATTGTGGCCGCCATTGAGGAAGGGCGCGTCATCTTCGACAACATCCGCAAATTCATCAAATACACGCTGTCCAGCAACACCGGGGAACTGCTCGTGATGCTGCTGGCTCCGTTCCTGGGCATGCCGCTGCCGTTGCTGCCGCTGCAAATCCTCTGGATCAACCTGGTGACGGATGGGCTGCCTGGCCTGGCGCTGGCCGTGGAGCCGGCTGAGCGGGGCATTATGAGACGGTCGCCGTTTCATCCGCAAGAGAGCATTTTCAGTCGCGGCATGGGGCGACAGATTATCTGGGTGGGTGTGTTGATGGGGCTGGTTTCGTTGGCAGTGGGGTATTTTTACTGGTGGCCGGACAAGCCCGCGGAAGGTGTATGGCAGACAATGGTGTTTACCACGCTCACGCTGTCGCAGATGGGCAATGCCCTGGCGATTCGGTCTAATATCGACTCGATTTTTACGATTGGTTTGCGCTCCAACAAGGCGGCAATTGCCTCTGTCGTGCTCACCTTTGCGCTGCAAATGATGGTGATCTACGTGGGGTTCTTCCAACGCATTTTCCGCACGGTGCCGCTGTCGCTGCGCGACCTGCTGCTGGCGTTGGTGTTGAGTACGGTTGTATTTTGGGCAGTGGAGATTGAGAAGTGGTGGATGCGTCGGCAACGGGCGTGA
- a CDS encoding exo-alpha-sialidase — protein sequence MSLKKTHLLLVLLIVSLYGFSQAFSADGQAVYVDPDSDFQSVMVRQFDGNLLLIFEKFNLESFTGDLWATMSSDNGLTWSVPYPIITSSDNERHPALLELEPGNLVLFYHKGAPYTFTDFRIYRATSEDGITWTEQGPINLGWSSMGEMNPSVIQDGNYITMTYNRAGGPSYIARSQNQGVSWDTNRTQVSDGASALPRVTKRESDGLYLVSYEVGIGNMELYGKTSNDIHDWSAPEVLITTGGTNQDSRPLALEGGAFMVAYAHQNNSDFNIFYQISVDGTEWSPRIPLTSGSDLYKLEPFLMHQGTPGHLMVIWSQQKGPVPYLDQDIWIHPDFIPHDYLEGSGLMASAAFVKPGNSVTHTVTLSNSGYYPLSVVLVNEMPAFSTYTANSLTATAGQYSYNPATTAINWNMNLNDGESESLSFAITIEPDTEDGTVITNIARFTDNLGVERTESATVMVDAAPPTTSILTPANGQLVTSSQVLVSGTASDSGSGIAAVQIQVDDGPWQTVSGIGNWSLLITGLSEGRHDINAQATDAAGNVQLLPEFIHFQVDTIPPFGNVEIYLPAITRP from the coding sequence ATGTCCCTAAAGAAAACCCACTTGTTACTCGTCTTGCTGATTGTAAGTCTTTATGGCTTCAGCCAAGCGTTTTCCGCGGACGGTCAAGCTGTTTACGTTGATCCCGATAGCGATTTTCAAAGCGTGATGGTGCGCCAATTTGACGGAAATTTGCTGCTCATATTTGAGAAGTTCAACCTGGAAAGCTTTACAGGAGACTTATGGGCCACCATGTCCAGCGACAATGGACTTACCTGGAGCGTCCCCTATCCGATTATCACTTCTTCGGACAATGAACGCCACCCGGCGCTGCTTGAGTTAGAGCCAGGAAACCTGGTGCTTTTCTATCACAAGGGAGCACCGTACACCTTTACCGACTTCCGTATTTATCGCGCCACGTCTGAAGATGGAATAACCTGGACCGAACAAGGGCCAATCAATCTGGGTTGGAGTTCCATGGGTGAAATGAATCCCAGCGTCATCCAGGACGGAAATTACATAACGATGACCTATAACCGTGCCGGCGGCCCCAGTTACATTGCCCGCTCGCAAAATCAAGGCGTGAGTTGGGATACCAACCGCACGCAGGTCAGCGACGGGGCGTCCGCCCTGCCTCGTGTCACGAAACGGGAGAGTGATGGGCTGTATCTGGTATCCTATGAAGTTGGCATTGGTAACATGGAGCTGTATGGCAAGACGAGCAACGACATTCATGATTGGAGCGCCCCAGAGGTTCTGATAACCACCGGCGGCACGAATCAGGATTCCCGCCCCCTGGCGCTGGAGGGCGGAGCGTTCATGGTCGCCTATGCGCACCAAAATAATAGTGACTTCAACATCTTCTACCAGATCAGCGTGGATGGTACGGAATGGTCGCCGCGGATACCGCTAACGAGTGGATCGGACCTGTATAAGTTGGAGCCATTCTTGATGCACCAGGGCACGCCGGGGCATTTGATGGTGATTTGGTCGCAGCAAAAGGGACCGGTTCCTTACCTTGATCAGGACATCTGGATACACCCGGATTTCATCCCACATGACTACCTGGAAGGGTCAGGGTTGATGGCATCGGCCGCTTTTGTGAAGCCGGGGAACAGCGTAACGCATACGGTTACGTTGAGCAACAGCGGGTATTATCCGTTGTCCGTGGTGTTGGTGAACGAAATGCCGGCATTCTCCACCTACACCGCCAACAGCCTCACCGCCACCGCCGGCCAATACAGCTACAACCCCGCGACAACAGCCATCAACTGGAACATGAATTTGAACGATGGCGAGAGCGAGTCCCTTAGCTTCGCCATTACCATAGAGCCGGATACGGAAGACGGCACGGTGATCACCAACATCGCCCGCTTCACCGACAACCTGGGCGTAGAACGGACAGAGAGCGCCACCGTCATGGTTGACGCTGCTCCGCCCACCACCAGCATCCTCACGCCCGCGAACGGCCAGCTCGTTACCAGTTCACAAGTTCTGGTCTCAGGGACAGCCAGCGACAGCGGCTCCGGTATCGCTGCCGTGCAGATTCAAGTGGATGATGGACCGTGGCAAACAGTCAGTGGGATCGGCAACTGGTCGCTGCTGATCACCGGACTATCCGAAGGCCGGCACGACATCAATGCGCAAGCGACCGACGCCGCGGGCAATGTACAATTGTTGCCGGAATTCATTCACTTCCAGGTGGACACCATTCCCCCGTTTGGCAATGTCGAAATCTATTTGCCGGCAATCACCCGCCCCTAA
- a CDS encoding DUF309 domain-containing protein, which yields MSNSTPLIVGFVADLMFTVKIENVARRLGYEVAWIGDEQMFGAEGEAEAMSVPGERLFGRAGKMVDQVVRWQPALMIFDLANPHIPWQQWIANLKSSPATRRLPILCYGPHVDAEAARTAQAVGADIVVARSRFAASLPALLQKHARIVDADAVVAACREPLAAAAQQGIAHFNDGAYFAAHEELEHAWMADDGPGRDLYRVLLQVAVCYLQIERGNYRGAMKMLLRVRQWLNPLPDHCRGVDVIRLRQDIDAVHAALQLSGPENIAAFDWSLARPIRVDEEMT from the coding sequence ATGAGTAATTCCACCCCGCTGATCGTTGGCTTTGTGGCCGACCTGATGTTTACCGTGAAAATCGAAAACGTGGCACGACGGTTGGGGTATGAGGTGGCCTGGATTGGGGACGAGCAGATGTTTGGCGCGGAAGGTGAAGCCGAGGCAATGTCTGTACCTGGAGAGCGGTTGTTCGGTCGTGCCGGCAAAATGGTAGACCAAGTCGTGCGCTGGCAGCCCGCCCTCATGATCTTCGACCTGGCAAACCCCCACATCCCCTGGCAACAGTGGATCGCCAACCTCAAATCCTCCCCGGCTACCCGCCGCCTGCCCATTCTTTGTTATGGACCCCACGTAGACGCGGAAGCAGCACGAACGGCGCAGGCAGTAGGCGCGGACATCGTGGTCGCCCGCTCCCGTTTCGCCGCGTCGCTGCCTGCGCTGCTCCAGAAACACGCACGTATCGTTGACGCCGATGCCGTGGTGGCCGCCTGCCGGGAGCCGTTAGCCGCGGCGGCCCAACAGGGAATTGCCCACTTCAACGACGGGGCGTATTTCGCGGCACACGAGGAACTGGAACACGCCTGGATGGCCGACGATGGTCCGGGGCGCGACCTGTACCGCGTGCTGCTGCAAGTGGCCGTTTGTTATTTACAAATTGAGCGGGGCAACTATCGCGGCGCGATGAAAATGCTTCTGCGTGTGCGGCAATGGCTGAACCCATTGCCAGACCACTGCCGCGGCGTCGATGTGATCCGTCTGCGCCAGGATATTGACGCCGTACACGCAGCCCTGCAATTGTCAGGGCCGGAAAACATAGCCGCGTTTGATTGGTCCCTCGCCCGCCCTATCCGGGTCGATGAAGAAATGACGTAA
- a CDS encoding zinc metallopeptidase, with protein sequence MFYFDPLYLVFVLPALLLGLYAQSRVQSNFQKYSRVGTMRGVTGAQVARALLDSFGLQNVKIEAARGFLTDHYDPRSKTLRLSEATYASPSIAAVGVAAHEMGHALQDAQHYGPLALRSAIVPATQIGSGLGPLLFFGGLFLNLTALAWVGVILYAAATAFTLITLPVELDASKRAKALLVRQGFLSQQEMAGVNKVLDAAALTYVAAAVQSLMTLLYFIFRLNGSSQRS encoded by the coding sequence ATGTTTTATTTTGATCCTTTGTACCTTGTTTTTGTTTTGCCGGCACTACTGCTCGGCCTCTACGCCCAATCCCGCGTGCAAAGCAACTTCCAAAAGTACAGTCGCGTGGGCACGATGCGCGGCGTCACCGGCGCGCAGGTCGCGCGTGCGCTGCTGGACTCTTTTGGGTTGCAAAATGTGAAGATCGAAGCGGCGCGCGGTTTCCTCACCGACCATTACGACCCGCGCTCGAAAACCTTGCGCCTGAGCGAAGCCACCTACGCCAGCCCCAGCATTGCCGCCGTCGGGGTAGCCGCGCACGAAATGGGCCACGCCCTGCAAGATGCGCAGCATTATGGCCCCCTGGCCCTGCGCAGCGCCATTGTACCCGCCACGCAGATCGGCAGTGGTTTAGGGCCACTGTTGTTCTTTGGCGGTCTGTTCCTGAACCTGACGGCCCTGGCCTGGGTTGGCGTCATCCTCTACGCGGCAGCCACGGCCTTCACCCTGATCACACTGCCCGTGGAACTGGATGCCAGCAAGCGGGCCAAAGCCCTACTGGTGCGTCAGGGGTTCCTCAGCCAACAGGAAATGGCGGGAGTGAACAAGGTGTTGGATGCGGCGGCATTGACCTACGTGGCCGCGGCGGTGCAATCCCTTATGACACTGCTCTACTTCATCTTCCGTCTGAATGGCAGCAGCCAACGCAGCTAA
- the pepF gene encoding oligoendopeptidase F has protein sequence MSTKLPERNEVPVAYTWDVESIFPTPADWAAAVEEVKAALPNLAAFQGRLAESAAVMADWMAAYEDVVAQAYRVFVYAGMNTSVNAADQTASAQSARARELVGQVATITAFAEPEMLQIGFDTLRDWVAAEQRLSIYGHYFDKLARRAPHVRSAEVEALLGQVSDFAGTAAATHGILVNTDLAYAPATDSEGETHPVAQSTIGGLITDPDRDKRRNAWINYADAHLAYKNTMANCLSAGIKRDVFYARARHYPSSLAASMSAYNVPTEVFHNTINTFKANLPTWHRYWRVRRQALGYDTLHEWDIKAPLTQQKPHVPFSQAIDWISAGMQPLGDEYVRILRRGALQDRWVDVYPNQGKRMGAYSTGAPGTHPFIFMSYVDDLFSMSTLAHELGHSMHSYFSRENQPLVYARYTLFEAEVASNFNQAMTRGYLMENSTDPAFRIAVIEEAMSNFHRYFFIMPTLARFELEIHERAERGEPFTADDLINLMADLFAEGYGDELQMDRERTGITWAMFATHLYSNFYVYQYTTGISAAHALAERILRHEPNAVDNYLAFLKSGGSRYPLDSLRLAGVDMLSPEPVEQTFKVLGRMVDMLEDLLGVS, from the coding sequence ATGTCCACCAAGCTGCCAGAACGAAACGAAGTGCCCGTTGCATACACCTGGGATGTCGAAAGTATTTTTCCCACGCCCGCTGACTGGGCCGCGGCGGTTGAGGAGGTGAAGGCTGCTCTCCCAAACCTGGCGGCCTTTCAGGGCCGCCTGGCGGAAAGTGCGGCGGTGATGGCTGATTGGATGGCGGCTTATGAGGATGTGGTGGCGCAGGCATATCGTGTGTTTGTATATGCCGGCATGAACACCAGTGTAAACGCCGCCGACCAGACCGCCTCCGCCCAATCCGCCCGCGCCCGCGAACTCGTCGGCCAGGTCGCCACCATCACCGCCTTTGCCGAACCAGAAATGCTGCAAATCGGGTTTGATACCCTCCGGGATTGGGTGGCCGCGGAACAACGGCTTTCCATCTACGGCCATTACTTCGACAAACTGGCCCGGCGCGCCCCGCACGTCCGGTCCGCCGAGGTGGAGGCATTGCTGGGTCAGGTGAGCGATTTTGCCGGCACAGCCGCCGCCACCCACGGCATTCTCGTCAACACCGACCTCGCCTACGCCCCCGCCACCGACAGCGAAGGCGAAACCCATCCCGTTGCCCAAAGCACCATCGGCGGCCTCATCACCGACCCCGACCGGGACAAGCGCCGCAACGCCTGGATCAACTATGCCGACGCGCACCTGGCCTACAAAAACACCATGGCCAACTGCCTCAGTGCCGGCATCAAACGAGACGTTTTCTACGCCCGTGCCCGCCACTACCCTTCCTCCCTCGCCGCCTCCATGTCCGCCTACAACGTCCCCACCGAAGTCTTCCACAACACCATCAACACCTTCAAAGCCAACCTGCCCACCTGGCATCGCTACTGGCGCGTGCGTCGCCAGGCCCTCGGCTACGACACCCTGCACGAATGGGACATCAAGGCCCCCCTGACACAGCAAAAGCCCCACGTCCCTTTCTCCCAGGCCATCGACTGGATCAGTGCCGGCATGCAGCCATTGGGAGACGAATACGTGCGGATTTTGCGACGCGGCGCGCTGCAAGATCGCTGGGTAGACGTCTACCCCAACCAGGGCAAACGCATGGGCGCATACTCCACCGGCGCGCCCGGAACCCATCCATTCATCTTCATGAGCTATGTAGACGACCTGTTCAGCATGAGTACCCTGGCGCACGAATTGGGCCACTCTATGCACTCCTACTTCTCCCGCGAGAACCAACCGCTCGTCTACGCCCGCTACACCCTCTTTGAAGCCGAAGTCGCCTCCAACTTCAACCAGGCCATGACCCGCGGCTACCTGATGGAAAACTCCACCGATCCCGCCTTCCGCATCGCCGTCATCGAAGAAGCCATGTCCAACTTCCATCGCTACTTCTTCATCATGCCCACCCTCGCCCGCTTCGAGTTGGAGATTCACGAGCGCGCCGAACGGGGCGAACCCTTCACCGCCGACGATCTGATCAACCTCATGGCCGATCTGTTTGCCGAAGGATATGGCGACGAATTACAGATGGATCGCGAGCGCACGGGCATCACCTGGGCCATGTTTGCTACCCACCTGTACAGCAATTTCTACGTCTACCAATACACCACGGGCATTTCCGCCGCCCACGCCCTGGCGGAGCGCATCCTGCGTCACGAGCCAAACGCGGTGGATAACTACCTTGCCTTCCTCAAGTCCGGCGGCTCCCGCTATCCGCTGGACTCGCTGCGCCTGGCGGGCGTAGACATGCTTTCGCCGGAGCCGGTAGAGCAAACCTTCAAGGTGCTGGGGCGTATGGTAGACATGCTGGAGGACCTGCTGGGTGTTTCCTGA
- a CDS encoding L-seryl-tRNA(Sec) selenium transferase, which translates to MPASTPLIHQYGRELTAEALRAILDHQRARIRAAQPAQIEPDALITAAAAWLTDLVAPTLRSVINATGVILHTNLGRAPLSQAAQDAIQSAAAYSTLEYDLHEGSRGSRSVHAAQLLQRLTGSEAAFVVNNNAAAVLLMLSALCRGREVIISRGQLVEIGGGFRVPEVMAQSGCRLVEVGTTNRTHPRDYATAINDQTAAILVAHHSNYKIVGFSSEPSLAELAELAHAHGLPLLYDQGSGALLDTTPYGLEAEPLVPASLAAGVDLIAFSGDKLLGGPQAGILCGRADLVAECRHHPLARAIRADKLCLAGLAATLIPYLTGRAPREIPVWRMLSRSPESLTAQATAWATALADVEAQVQTIDGFSTVGGGSLPGTQLPSKLLAIGDISPHCLALHLRRGDPPVIARVAEDHLLLDPRTVLPGQEGALLAMVRAGISACRGRDNTHE; encoded by the coding sequence ATGCCGGCATCCACACCCCTCATCCACCAATACGGCCGCGAACTGACCGCCGAAGCCCTGCGCGCCATCCTCGACCACCAGCGCGCCCGCATCCGCGCCGCGCAGCCCGCCCAAATCGAACCGGACGCCCTTATCACCGCCGCCGCCGCCTGGCTGACCGACCTCGTCGCCCCCACCCTGCGCTCCGTCATCAACGCCACCGGCGTTATCCTGCACACCAACCTGGGGCGCGCCCCCCTTAGCCAGGCCGCCCAGGACGCCATCCAATCCGCCGCCGCCTACAGCACCCTCGAATACGACCTGCATGAGGGCAGCCGCGGCTCCCGGAGCGTCCACGCCGCTCAACTCCTCCAACGACTCACCGGCAGCGAAGCCGCCTTCGTCGTCAACAACAACGCCGCCGCCGTCCTCCTCATGCTGTCTGCCCTTTGCCGTGGGCGCGAAGTGATCATCAGCCGCGGTCAATTGGTGGAAATCGGGGGTGGCTTCCGCGTGCCGGAGGTGATGGCCCAATCCGGCTGCCGCCTGGTGGAAGTGGGAACCACCAACCGCACCCACCCGCGCGACTACGCGACGGCCATCAATGACCAGACGGCGGCCATTCTCGTGGCGCATCACTCTAACTACAAAATCGTGGGCTTTAGCAGCGAACCCTCCCTGGCGGAACTGGCGGAACTGGCCCACGCGCATGGCCTGCCCCTGCTCTATGACCAGGGTAGCGGCGCGCTGCTGGATACAACGCCGTATGGCCTGGAGGCGGAGCCGCTGGTTCCCGCCAGCCTGGCCGCCGGGGTTGACCTGATCGCTTTTAGCGGGGATAAGCTGCTGGGCGGACCGCAGGCGGGTATTTTGTGCGGACGGGCTGATCTGGTGGCGGAATGCCGGCATCATCCCCTCGCGCGCGCCATCCGAGCAGACAAACTCTGCCTGGCCGGCCTCGCCGCCACCCTCATCCCCTACCTCACCGGACGCGCGCCACGCGAGATTCCCGTCTGGCGCATGTTGTCCCGCTCCCCGGAATCCCTCACCGCCCAGGCCACAGCGTGGGCGACGGCGCTGGCGGACGTGGAAGCCCAAGTACAAACCATAGATGGTTTTTCCACCGTCGGCGGCGGCAGTTTGCCCGGAACGCAGCTTCCCAGCAAACTGCTGGCGATTGGCGACATCTCTCCGCACTGCCTGGCCTTGCATTTGCGCCGTGGCGACCCGCCCGTGATTGCGCGGGTGGCCGAGGACCACTTGCTGCTGGACCCACGCACGGTGCTGCCGGGGCAGGAGGGGGCGTTGTTGGCGATGGTGCGTGCCGGCATTTCCGCCTGCCGTGGAAGAGATAACACCCATGAATGA
- the tsaD gene encoding tRNA (adenosine(37)-N6)-threonylcarbamoyltransferase complex transferase subunit TsaD — MNENTPFTRILALETSCDETSAAVVENGGLILSNIIASQTDLHAQYGGVFPEVASRKHIEVVYAVVNRAMNEAHVGYDDLDCIAVTRGPGLVGSLLVGMNVAKGLALGRGKPLLGVNHIEGHVYSLWLTEHAPEIRFPVLTLVVSGGHTELYLMTDHGQYQHLGGTLDDAAGEAFDKVGRLLNLPYPGGPSIDAASRSGNPTAFKFPRAVLDDSFNFSFSGLKTAVLRATRRYESDRMPVSDLAASFQAAVVDVLVQKTAQAAHAYNVTAVHLAGGVSANRLLRQQMSARLDLPVRYPPPILCTDNAAMIAAAAHWHFINGEQHTLDLDVTPSLPLV, encoded by the coding sequence ATGAATGAAAACACCCCCTTCACCCGCATCCTGGCCCTGGAAACCTCCTGCGACGAAACCTCCGCCGCCGTCGTCGAAAACGGCGGCCTCATCCTCAGCAACATCATCGCCAGCCAGACCGACCTCCACGCCCAATATGGCGGCGTCTTTCCCGAAGTCGCCTCGCGCAAACATATCGAAGTCGTCTACGCCGTCGTCAATCGCGCCATGAACGAAGCCCACGTCGGCTATGATGACCTGGACTGCATCGCCGTCACCCGTGGCCCCGGGCTGGTTGGCTCCCTCCTCGTCGGCATGAACGTCGCCAAAGGGCTGGCCCTGGGGCGCGGCAAACCCCTCCTCGGCGTCAACCACATCGAGGGGCACGTCTACTCCCTCTGGCTCACCGAACACGCCCCGGAAATCCGCTTTCCCGTTCTCACCCTCGTCGTCAGCGGCGGCCACACCGAACTCTACCTGATGACGGATCACGGGCAGTACCAGCACCTGGGCGGCACGCTCGATGACGCTGCCGGCGAAGCGTTCGACAAAGTTGGCCGCCTGCTCAATCTCCCCTATCCCGGCGGCCCTAGCATTGATGCCGCTTCTCGCTCCGGCAATCCCACCGCCTTCAAATTCCCGCGCGCTGTATTGGATGACTCCTTCAATTTCAGCTTCAGCGGCCTGAAGACAGCCGTCCTGCGCGCCACCAGGCGGTATGAGTCTGACCGTATGCCGGTCAGCGACCTGGCCGCCAGTTTTCAGGCGGCAGTGGTGGACGTGCTGGTGCAGAAAACGGCCCAGGCTGCCCACGCCTACAACGTCACCGCCGTGCATTTGGCCGGCGGCGTCTCCGCCAATCGACTGCTACGTCAGCAAATGTCCGCCCGACTCGATCTGCCGGTGCGTTACCCGCCGCCCATTTTGTGTACCGATAATGCGGCCATGATCGCCGCCGCCGCCCACTGGCACTTCATCAACGGCGAACAGCACACGCTCGACCTCGACGTCACCCCCAGCCTGCCATTAGTTTAG